The nucleotide sequence TATCGACGTCAACCGAACGGTTTGCGCCGACCAGAACCGGGTGAAACAGCTCTTGGAGAACCTCATTCGCAACGCCGTCGAACACGGCGGAAGCGACGTGATCGTTTCGGTCGGCGAACTGGACGGTGGGTTTTACCTCCAAGACGACGGCGCTGGAATCCCCGCAGACATCCGAGACCACGTCTTCGAGACCGGCTATTCCACGAGCCAAGACGGAACCGGGTTCGGGCTGAGTATCGTCAACCAGGTGGCCGATACTCACGGGTGGGAAGTCACCGTCCGAGAGGGGCCGAACGGCGGAGCGCGCTTCGAGTTCACCGGGGTCGATCGAGAATCTGACGCGTGATGTAGTCGCGCTTGCAACTGGTTGCTCATCCGATGAACGCGGTCGTGCGATCGAGTGAGTGGAGGATTGCAAACGCTACTACACGAACCGTTCGCTGTCGCTCACGGATTCAGATGCGAGGGGAGGGATTTGAACCACGGTCACAGCGGAGCTGCTCCCTGATTCAAATCCCTCAGTGTCTACCGAGTCCTCGCTGTCGCTCGGACATCGAGTGCGAGGGGAGGGATTTGAACCCACGGACTCCTACGAGAGCGGATCTTGAGTCCGCCGCCTTTTCCAAACTCAGCCACCCTCGCGCATCCCGTGCTTCGATTTCGGGTAGGTTTAAGCCTCCGGTTTTTCGCCGTCGACTCGGCATAGCAGCGTTTGCAAGTCTTCGCTCACCCGATCGAACGAAGTGGTGCGATCGGGTGAGTAATCGGTTGCAAACGCTACTATGGTGATCTCGGCTGCGACGCCTCCCTATCGCTCTTCGAGCCCCGCGCGGATCCGCGACGGCACTTCGAGCCAGATCGCGGCGACGACGGCGGGGCCGACGGCGGCGAGGGCGACGAGCGAGATCCCACCGCCGACGACGAACAGCGCGAGGAGACAGAGCAAAAGGAGGGGAACGGCGATCACGATCAGCCCGCGTGCGACCACGTCGGCGACGCCGGCGGCGTAGTCCTTGACCGCGCCCGGCAGTTCACGAAGCGGCGGCTCCTCGGTCATATCCGACTCAACGCGGGACCGATTCAAAGTGTTGTCCCTCCGGCGTCGCCTCCGCCGCGTTGTCCGCGCCCCCTCGATCGCTCACCACTCGTCGACCGTCACCACTCGATCACGTCGCGGTCGCGCCAGAAGCGTCCCGCGGGCGACTCGGGACGGAAGCGACAGAGCCACGTCGGCGTGTCCGCGCCCTCTTCGACCGACCGCGTCGCGTCGTCGCCGCCCATATCCGTTCGAACCCAACCGGGACACACCGAGTTCGCCAGCAGCCCCTGATCGGCGTATTCGCCGTGGAGATACGCAGTGAGGCCGTTCACGCCCGTTTTCGAGACCCGATAGGCCGGCGAGCCGCCCGACTGACCCTCGCCGAGTGCGCCCATCCCCGAGGAGAGGTTGACGACGCGCCCGCCCTCGTTCTGGAGCAACAGCGGCACGGTGTGCTTACAGACGAGCATCGGCCCGCGGAGGTTCGTCGCGAGCGTGCGATCGATCGTCTTCACCGATTCGGAGACGAGGTCGCCGTCGAACTCGCCGACTCCGGCGTTGTTGACGACGATGTCGAGTCGGCCCGCCGTCTGGAAGATCTCGTCGGTCGCATCGGAGATCTCGCCCTCCTGAGTGACGTCGACGAGGAGGTGTTCCCACCCGTCGGGAACGTCGTGGGTGACAGATCGGGTCGCCGCGAAGACGGTCGCGCCGAGCTCAGAGAGGTTCTCGGCGATCTGGCGGCCGATTCCGCGGTTCGCCCCGGTGACGAGTGCGACTTGGCCGTCGAGCGAGTCGTACAGCTCCGTCTCCGGCGTCTGCTCGGTCATCGGTTCGGTACTCGAACGGGAGCTAAAAGGAGATTGCGTCTCGGGAATCGTCGTCGGCTCCGGGAGCGACACCGTCGTTCGACGGTCTGTGGTCTGTGTCAGTATCGGTCCTCTGTGGGGGCTAGTCGAAATCGCGCCGCATCGCGATCTCGAACCACGGGCAGAGCCGGAGCTGACGGTACCACTCCGGATGCTCGTGGAGGTGCTCGTAGTCGGCCCACAGCAGGCCCGCGATCTCCTCCTCGTCGGGGTCCAAGGAAGTGTCGTCGAGCGTCACCTTCAGGACGGCACAGACCTCCCACTCCAGCCCGGCGTTCTCGTAGTAGCGCTTGTACTCGAACTTGTCCGTCACGCGGAGGTCGCTGTACTGATCTGGCGTGATGCCGAGTTCCTCTTCGAGGCGCTGACTCGTCGCCTCGATCTGGGTCTGCCCCTCGACGGGGTGAGAGGCGACCGTGCCGTCCCAGTGGGTGTCCCAGAGCCGCTTGTCCGGCGCGCGCTGGCCGAGCAGGATCCGCCCTTCCTCGTCGAAGACGAGGCAGGTGAACGCGCGGTGACGGATGCCGTCGCCGGTGTGCGCGTCGAGGCGGTTGGCGAGGCCGGTCTGGTTGTCGTCGGGGTCGACGGTGATCACGTCTTGGAGGGCGTTCTCGTGGACGTCCTCCCCGCTGGATCCGTCGGGCGCGGGAGCGTTCTCGCGCTGATCTGCACTCATACTCGCCTTCTCGGAGAGCGAGAACAAGGAATCTTCGATGCGCTGTCGAGCGGCTACCCACCGTCGGCTGCGAACCACTCGTCGACGGCGAGGCGCACGCGACGTCGCACCCGTACGTCAGTGCTCGGGCGGCCGAGGCTCACCGCGTCGGCCCCGTAGCGGAGATACTCTCTGACTGACTCGCGGTCCCGAACCTCGTTGTTGGCGACGACGAACAGTCCCGGGGCGGCCGTCGAGACGCGCTCGACGGCCGATTCGGTGTCCATCGCGTCGACGTGAATGACGTCCGCGCCCGCCGCTTCGACCGTGCGCGCCGTCTCCGCGAGGTCGACGCCGGAGATTTCCGCTCTGACCTTCACGCTCACCGTCGCGTCCGTCTCGGCTGCCGACGAGACGTACTCGGTCAATCTATCGGCGTCGCGCAGCAGCGCCTCACCGCAGCCGATCTC is from Halobellus sp. LT62 and encodes:
- a CDS encoding SDR family NAD(P)-dependent oxidoreductase; its protein translation is MTEQTPETELYDSLDGQVALVTGANRGIGRQIAENLSELGATVFAATRSVTHDVPDGWEHLLVDVTQEGEISDATDEIFQTAGRLDIVVNNAGVGEFDGDLVSESVKTIDRTLATNLRGPMLVCKHTVPLLLQNEGGRVVNLSSGMGALGEGQSGGSPAYRVSKTGVNGLTAYLHGEYADQGLLANSVCPGWVRTDMGGDDATRSVEEGADTPTWLCRFRPESPAGRFWRDRDVIEW
- a CDS encoding NUDIX hydrolase produces the protein MSADQRENAPAPDGSSGEDVHENALQDVITVDPDDNQTGLANRLDAHTGDGIRHRAFTCLVFDEEGRILLGQRAPDKRLWDTHWDGTVASHPVEGQTQIEATSQRLEEELGITPDQYSDLRVTDKFEYKRYYENAGLEWEVCAVLKVTLDDTSLDPDEEEIAGLLWADYEHLHEHPEWYRQLRLCPWFEIAMRRDFD
- a CDS encoding tRNA-dihydrouridine synthase, giving the protein MPEDRPTSDLFQPRVALASLSGESDAEWARAGSDHAGAAFLGGIALDEATREAARAMVERDRTEFLPADPLAFVARELDALADAPIRPGVNVRSATVDPVSEVAAVCAERDAIVEINAHCRQAEMCEIGCGEALLRDADRLTEYVSSAAETDATVSVKVRAEISGVDLAETARTVEAAGADVIHVDAMDTESAVERVSTAAPGLFVVANNEVRDRESVREYLRYGADAVSLGRPSTDVRVRRRVRLAVDEWFAADGG